In Rattus norvegicus strain BN/NHsdMcwi chromosome 1, GRCr8, whole genome shotgun sequence, a genomic segment contains:
- the Ndufab1 gene encoding acyl carrier protein, mitochondrial produces MASRVLCACVRRLPAAFAPLPRLPTLALARPLSTILCPEGIWRRTGTLQPTLALAQVPGTVTHLCRQYSDAPPLTLEGIRDRVLYVLKLYDKIDPEKLSVNSHFMKDLGLDSLDQVEIIMAMEDEFGFEIPDIDAEKLMCPQEIVDYIADKKDVYD; encoded by the exons ATGGCGTCTCGTGTCCTTTGCGCCTGTGTCCGCCGCCTGCCTGCGGCCTTTGCGCCGCTGCCCCGGCTTCCCACGTTGGCTTTGGCCCGGCCGCTCAGCACCATTCTCTGCCCTGAGGGAATCTGGAGAAGAACCGGGACTCTGCAGCCCACCTTGGCGCTCGCGCAG GTGCCTGGAACGGTCACACATTTGTGCCGCCAGTACAGTGATGCACCCCCACTGACGTTAGAAGGAATCAGGGACCGAGTTCTGTATGTCTTGAAACTCTATGATAAGATTGACCCAGAAAAG CTCTCAGTAAATTCTCATTTTATGAAGGACCTGGGCTTAGACAGTTTGGACCAAGTGGAAATTATTATGGCCATGGAAGACGAATTTG GGTTTGAAATTCCTGATATAGATGCAGAGAAGTTAATGTGTCCACAAGAAATTGTAGATTACATTGCAGATAAGAAGGATGTGTATGACTAA